CAATCGCGACCTGCGAACGTTCCATACCGATCTTGGTCATACGATTCGGATGCGTTCGCAAATCCCGGCCGACCGGCTGTTGGTCGGCGAGAGCGGGATCCGGACAAATGAAGACGTCAAGTCGCTGGGCGCTGCTGGGGTCAAAGCGATCCTGGTCGGTGAATCGCTGATGCGGCAGTCCGATATCGGCCAAGCGGTTCGCACCCTGTTAGGCAAATCCTAGACCGCGGCCAGGCAACACGGTATCGCAAATAACGCGTCGCGCCGACGATCGCTCTCCTGCCAAACTGCGATTCCGGCTCCCTCCATTCCCTCAGGAAAGATCACGATGCCGAAACTAGCTGCATTTCCCAAAGCCTTCATGCACGCGCTGTGCAAAGAGGGAACGATGACCGTCTCGCAATGGATCGCGTTGGCGGCCGAACTGGATGTGCAGGGATTGGAATGGTACGCGGGCTTTCTGGAAATGGCCGACGAACCCAATTGGCCGCGGTTTCGCAGCGAGGTCGAATCGCGGGGGATGGTGATCCCGATGATGTGCTGCTCACCCGACTTCACCCATCCGGACGCTTCGTTCCGCGCCGCCGAGATCGTTAAGCAGAAGCGATGGATCGATATGACCGAGGCCTTGGGAGGTGAGTACTGTCGCGTCCTCAGCGGCCAGCGTCGCCCGGAGCTATCGATCGAGCAAGGGGTCCAATTGGCGGCCGATTCGATTCGTGAATGCCTCCCCTATGCCCAGGATCGCGGGATCACGCTGATCATCGAAAATCATTACAAAGACGACTTTTGGGAGTTCCCTGAATTCGCCCAACAGATGGATGTCTTCTGCATGCTGGTCGACCGCGTCGATCATCCGAACTTCGGCGTCAATTACGATCCCAGCAATACCTATCTCGCTGGCGAAGATCCGCTGGAACTGCTGCGTCGCGTCTCCCATCGCGTCGTCACGATGCATGCCAGCGATCGCTATTTAAAGGAAGGGACGTTGGAAGATCTCCGCCGCGAGGAGACCGGAGCGACCGGATACGCCAAGCGACTCAGCCACGGCGAAATCGGCAAGGGACTGAACGACTACGACGCGATCTTTACCGAACTCCGCCGCGTCGGCTTCGATGGCTGGATCAGTATCGAAGATGGCGTCGACGGGATGGATCAACTGGCCCGCAGCGTCGACTTTTTGAAACGCAAGATCGCGGAATACTGGCCTGCGTAACAAACGCGTGGGTCATCACACGAACAGGAATCCTCGGGAATGATCAGGTACGTGCTTCCACGCATCGTGTTGCTGTTGGTACTTGCGCTGCGGTGCGTCGGTGCGATAGCAACCGAAACCGCAATCGAAACGGATGTCTGTGTTTTTGGTTCGACTCCCGCCGGCATCGCCGCTGCGGTCGCCGCTGCCAAAGCGGGACACGGGGTTGCGTTGATCGAACCGACCGACCGGATCGGCGGGATGTTGACCAGCGGCCTCTCGCATACCGATTTTCGTTCGTTCGAAGCACTGACCGGTTTCTTCCTCGATTTCTCCCAACGGGTCGAAGCCGATTATGTGAAACGCTACGGTGCCGATTCGGAACAGGTGCAAGCGGCATTCCGTGGCACGCACGGCGAACCTTCGGTCAACTTGCGAATTTTGCAAGCGATGATCGCCGAACAGCCGTCGATCCAATTGATTCCACGGCAATCGTTGCACAGGGTTGCGACGACACCCTTTGTTGGCGGTCGTCGGCGAATCGCTTCGGCAACCTTTGTCGATCCCAGCGGACAACCGCTTCGAGTCGACGCCCTGACGTATATCGACGCAACCTATGAAGGCGATCTGATGGCCGCCGCCGGGGAACGCTACCACGTCGGACGCGAGTCTCGACAGCAATACGGCGAATCGCAAGCGGGCGATTCGGAAGGTCGGGCCGACGGCCAGGTCCAAGGCTACAACCTGCGTCTGATCATGACGACCGATCCAGCGAACATGCGCGAACCGGTTCAGCCGGCAGGCTACGATCGGGCTGATTTCCTGGCGGTGCTTCCCGTCTTGGCCATTGGAAAACAGCAGCGAGTTTTTGCCTCGGACCACAGCGGGATCTTCCGCGCCCATTTCCCCGGCATGCCCAACAGCAAGGCCGACATCAACGACACGCCGCACGCATTGGTGCGATTGTCCATGCCCGATATCAACGACGCCTATCCCGATGGCGACCCGGCGACGCGAGCGGAGATCGTCGCGGCGCACTACGCCTACAACCTTGGACTGCTCTATTTTCTGCAGCACGACACCGCGGTGCCCGAAGCGATTCGCGACGACGCCCGACGTTGGGGCTTTTGCCGCGATGAATTCCCCGATACCGATGGCATCCCGCCTCAGTTGTACATTCGCGAGGCGCGACGGATGATCGGACAACACGTCTTCACCGGTCGAGATACGCGGCAAGTCGAAGGGGACGCCCGAGCGGTATGGCACCGCGACAGCATCGCGATCGGCGATTACGTGCATAACTGCCACGGGACCGGACGAACCGGCTCGCGATTCGACGGCCAGCACGAGGGGGAATTCTACAAAAAGGTTCCTCCCTACCAAATTCCGTACGGAGTGATCGTGCCAGCGATCACGGAAAATCTGCTGGTTCCGGTCGCCTGTTCGGCCAGCCACTTCGGCTTCGGCGCCCTGCGGCTCGAACCGATCTGGTCGTCGCTGGGGCAAGCAGCCGGCTGGGCCGCGGCGATCCAGATCGAACAAGACCTTCCGCTGCAAGCGATCGATGTTCAACGCTTGCAGCAGCGATTGCATGCCGATGGCAGCGCAACGATCTACGTCGCCGATGTGCCTCCCGAATCCGCCGACTTCGCCGCCGTGCAGTGGTGGGGAACACGCGGCGGCCTGCACGGGCTGGCTCCCGCCGAACAGCCCCGTCCCAAATCGTTGGGCAGTCAATACAACGCATCCTTTCCAGGACACTTCGCCGAACTCGATCGGCCCGTCACTGAAGAAGTCCTTGCGCACTGGAACCAATTGCTTCCCGAGGAACCTTCTCCAACACCAGCCTCCGCATCAGCGTCGGAAACTTCATCGCGTCGCGATTGGATCCGCGACGCCTGGCTCCGCCACGCTCGGTAGTCCCCGGTCGTTTCTTTGTCTTCCTCCGGTCTCCAAATGCAAGGCCGCGCTCGGCGGCTAGGCTCCGCTCCGACCTTCAGGCCACAGGCCGACACACCTAATGCCGGCGGCGTAAGTCGCTGGTTCCCACACTAGGCAAATGCAACACAGAGGCCGGAGGCCGGCACAAGGTTGCGGCTCCTTCGCTGATCCTCTCATTTCCATCCTGCCCGCGGTCCCATCATCCGGTATTTGCCCAGGCGATCGGATAACGCGTTCAAACAACTTTTCTAAATTCCAACTAAAATCGTGTCACGATTTACTGGCGGCGGATAAGTAGACATTAGAGACACCTCAACGGGAGCTTTCCATGAACGAATCCACTCGTCTTGCGACGCGGCACTGGACGTCGGCCCAGCCGATCGTTTCAGCGTTTGTGGCGTCGATCGTTCGTGATTTCCGCGACCGCGACGACGTGCTGCAAGAGACGGCATTGGCCATTTTTGAGTCGATCGATTCCTACAACCCCGACTTTCCATTCAACGCTTGGGCGATCGGCGTGGCGCGGAATCAGATCGGCCTGTATCTCCGCCGCCGCCACCGCGAGCGACTGGTTTTCAACGATTCGGTCATCGGATGTATCGAGACCGCATTCAACGAAATGAACCCTTCACCGATGCTGGATTTTGTTCCCGGTTGTGTGGACCAATTGGAAGGTCGCGCCCGTCAGTTGTGCGATCTCCGCTACCAAAACGACCTCAAGCCGGCGGCGATTGGTAAGCAAGTTGGCATGAGCCCCAACGCAGTCGCCAAAGCGTTGCAGCGGATTCGTGAACAGATACGCAATTGCGTGCAAGCCAAAGCAGCGGCGGAAGGATTCGCATCGTGACCGATGACCCCGATGATCTGATCAGTGGCTATCTCGATGGCACGCTGACCAAACCACAGTTGGCAGAGCTTGGCGAATGGATCGAAGCCGCCCCAGCCAACGCGCGGCGTTTTGCCGACGCAAGTCTGGTGGACAATCTGATGCAGGCCAAGATTACCGCCGCGCCGTGGATCGATGCGTTGGAAGAACCGTCCGATGACAACTCGCCCACCGCAAAACAGAAAACGATTGCCACGCGATCGGGCGACCGGCGGCGTTGGAAATTGCACGCCGCTTACGCGACGGCGCTCTCGGTGATGGCGTTCTTTGGATGGTGGACTTCCACCTGGAATGCGGCCTCCCAACACAATGAGATCGCCGCGATATCGACTGCCACCGATTGTAAATGGGGTGCCGGGACGCTACCGACAGCGGTCGGGTCGCGGTTGCAACCGGGCCGTTTAGAACTGGTAGAAGGGTTTGCCAAGCTGAGTTTTGACAACGGCGTGGAACTGTCGCTCGAGGCACCGATCGACATCAGCCTGCATTCTCCCACGCTGTGCGAAGTCCATTCGGGGCAATTGATCGCCAACGTTCCTGGGGCGGAGATTCAATTTGTCGTGGAGACCGCAACCACGGAAATCTTGGATCTCGGAACGGAGTTCGCCGTGCGAGTCGAGCGCTACGGGAACACCGGCGTTCAAGTGTTGTCGGGGAAGGTCGACGTGACCAACCGCGCTTCGGGGGAATCGCGAAGACTGATCCAACAGCAGACGGTTCACGTCGGCGCCGATTCCATCTCGGCGACCGACACAGGCCCCGAGATGTCGCTCGTCAAGTCGGTCCGTAAAAACGCTCCGGTAGCACCGGCAACCAACACCTTCCTGATCTCGACAGCGCAAGGCCGCGGCCGCGACGCATTTGTGTTTCGCAAGCAGACAAGCGACTACACATCGCCCGAATTGTTGTTGGTCAAACACTGTCTGCCACGATTGAGCGATTGGGATCGCAAAGTCTATTTGGCGTTGGATGTTGCATCGCTTCAAGGGCTGGATATCGAACAGGCGGAATTGCGATTGAACCTGCTGCCCAGCGATCTCGGATTCGCGTCGCATCAACCCGATTCCACGTTCCATCTGTTTGGACTGATCGACGAATCGCGGGACGACTGGGACGAACAGACCATCACCTGGGAGAACGCTCCCGGACAAGACCCTCGCGCCGCAGCGGTCGATCCCACGGCCGCGATCGCGCTCGGATCGTTTGAAGTTCGGCAAGGCATCCAAACGGGAACCGTTTCGGTCAGGACCGAACAACTGAAGGACTTCATCGCCGCCGACACCAACGGCGCGGTGACCTTGATCGTCGTTCGCGAGACCCAGGAATCGACAGGCAATGGATTGGTCCATGCCTTTGCGAGCAAAGAGCATCCGTCGGGGCTGCCGCCGATGTTGCGCGTCGTCTGCCGGTCGCCGCAATCCTCCTCCAACTGAGCGGCGGTTTCAATTTGCGACCTCCACCCATTCCCCCACGAATCCACCCAATCCCCTTTCAGAAATTCCCCTCAACAAAAACTCCCCAACATCCCTACGACAAACTCATGCACATGCCCCCAACCATTCGAACGCTCTCGACAATGCTGGTGCTGCTGTTCAGCTGGACCACGGTTTTTGCGGCCCCACCGATCTCGGTCTCCGGCGTCTATCCGCATCTGACGATGTGGAACAGTGAAGGCGAGTGCGGCACCGGAGCTGTCGTGCCGTGGCAGGGTCGGCTGTGGTGCGTCACCTATGCCCCGCACCGCCCCAACGGATCGTCCGACAAGCTTTATGAGATCACTGCCGATCTTCAGCAGATCATCTTTCCCGACAGCGTGGGAGGAACTCCGGCGAATCGCATGATTCATCGTGAATCCAATCAATTGCTGATCGGTCCCTACGTGATCGATGCCGATCGCAACGTCCGTGTGATTCCGCCGCCCCAAATGTTCGGGCGGCTGACCGGCAATGCGCGGCACTTGGTCGATCCGGCGGGCAAAGTCTACTACGCCACGATGGAAGAGGGACTTTATGAAGTCGATGTGAATTCGCTGGAGGTGAAGTGCCTGCTGCGCGATGGCAACGGCGGAGCGCCCGAGGTCGGAAGCCTTTCCAAATTGCCGGGCTACCACGGCAAAGGGTTGTACTCCAGCCAAGGCCGGTTGCTGTACGCCAACAACGGCGAACGGCATCGTGATGTCAGCCGTGATCCAACCATTGAATCAGGGGCGCTGGCGCAGTGGTTCGGCGAAGGGGACTGGCAGATGGTTCGGCGGAATCAGTTCACCGAGCTGACCGGGCCAGGAGGAATCCACGGCAATCCGAATCCCGAAACCGATCCGGTTTGGACGTTGGGTTGGGACGCGCGATCGATCCTGTTGGGGCTTCTGGAGAATCAACAATGGCATTTCTATCGACTGCCCAAGGGAAGCCACAGCTATGACGGTTCGCATGGGTGGAATACCGAGTGGCCACGGATTCGGGAGATCGGCCAGCAGGATCTGCTGGCGACGATGCACGGCACCTTCTGGCGATTCCCCGCGACGTTTTCAAAGCAGAATTCAGCGGGTATCGCGCCCCGATCGAACTACTTGAAAGTGATCGGCGACTTCTGCCGCTGGAACGACAAAGTAGTCTTTGGCTGCGATGACTCCGCGGCGGCGGAGTTCATGAATACGCGCGATTTCAAAGCCAAAAACGGAGCCCCGAAAGAATCGAATTCCAATCTCTGGTTCGTCGATTCCGACCGACTGGACCACTTGGGACCGCCGATCGGACGCGGTTCGGTCTGGTTGCGCGACGATGTTGCCGCCGGCCAAGTCAGCGATCCCTATCTGTTCGCGGGCTACGATTACCGTCAACTGCATTTGAATCATGCCTCGGATGACGCGGTGACGTTCACTCTGGAAGTCGATCGACAGGGGAACGACCAATGGACCGCGTTGCGAGACGTCACCGTTCCGGCGGGCGAAGCGGTCTCGATCGTATTCGACGACGATGCCCGTGGCGCGTGGATTCGGTTGACCAGCCAACAAGCTGCGTCGTCGGTCACGGCGAACTTTCAATATCGCAACCGGGACTCCCGCGACGCGAGCAACGACGCCATGTTCGCGGGGCTAGCTCCGGCCGATGGTCAGCCGACCCACTATGGCCTGATGCGAAGTCTGTCGCACGATCGGCTGGGGTTGGCTGCATCGTCGCAGCCCAGTGTGAAAGAGATCCAGTATTACGAACTGAATCAAAAGATGCAGCTTGTCGCCGTTGACGATCCCGGTGCGGCGCAAAAGCTGATTGCAAACGTCGCTCAGCCAGCGGGTGCCTATACGTCGGACGAAGCTTCGATTGTGATCGTCGAAGATGGCAAGCGGTACCGGTTGCCGAAAAACGACCTGTATGCCACCGGCGACGCGGCGTCCACGAAGATTGCGGCGAACGTTACGCTCGCCGATATCCTTTCCAACAGCCTGTCGCTCAACGCCAAGGCGACTGCGAGTTCGGTTCACGCCGACTACCAGGCTCAAGGGGCTGTCGATGGCAGTCTTGCCGACGACAACCGTTGGGTGGGGCGATCGGGAGAAGGATCGAACTGGTTGGAACTGGATCTTGGCGAGGCGAAGACGTTCCAAAATGTCTGGGTGGTGACCGGATGGAACAACAGCGCCGACTTAGTGGTCCGCGACTTTGACATTCAAATCAAGCAAGGCGATCAATGGACGACGCTTCCCGACGGCAAGGTCCGCGGGAACCAGCAAAAGCAGTGTGAAGTCTCCTTAAGCAAACCGGTGACGGCACAACATATTCGCTTGTTCTCGCCATCGAACGGCTTCATGCGAGTCACCGAAGTGGCGTTGTTTGCCGACCGGCCCAACATTCAACGTGACCACAGCGCTGCGTTTGGACTGGCCCGCGTTTGTCGCGAAGTGGCCACCGAACGCGATCTATTAAATGTTCATGGAACGTTCTACGAATTGCCCGCGAAGAACGCCCAAGGACTCGCCAAAATTCGCCCGGTCGCGACGCACAATCTCGCGATCCACGATTTCTGTTCGCACAACGGTTTGCTGTTGTTCACGGGGATCGATAGCGACGCCCAAAGTGAGCACATCTTCCGCAGCGACGACGGCCGCGCTGCGGTTTGGGCGGGCGTGGTCGATGACCTTTGGAAACTCGGCAAGCCGCGGGGCATCGGAGGACCGTGGAAGGACAGCCCCGTGAGCGCTGGCCAGCCGTCGGATCCCTATCTAATGACCGGCTACGACAACAAGCAAATCGAACTGACAACGACCGCCGACGCGACGATCGCTTTGGAAGTTGATGTCGATGGAACGGGATGTTGGATTCCCTACCGCGCGTTCGAATTAAAAGCGGGCCAATCGGTGAAGCACCAGTTCCCCACCGGCTTCAGCGCCTACTGGGTTCGCGCCACGTGCGACGTCGACACCACCGCGTCGGCGATGTTGATCTACGATTGATGCAAGTGGTTGGAAACAGGGATCGGCCGGCGGACGTCATGCCATGGCGAGGGTGGTATATTCATCGTGCACTCCGTCGGCTGGTCACATCCACGTTCCATTCCTATGGACAACGATAGGGAAACCATGAACATCGCGCCCCGCTTGCTTTCGCTTGTCATCCTGAATCTGTCGGTTGCCCTCCACGCTGCAGAGCGACCGAATATCGTGTTGATCATGGCGGATGACGTCAGTTGGGAAGCGTTTGGTTGCTACGGAGCGGAGGATTATCAAACGCCTCACATCGACGCGATGGCCGCTCGGGGCGTTCGGTTCTCCCATTGCTATTCGACTCCGATCTGCACGACCTCCCGCGTGATGATCATGACCGGGAAATACAACTTCCGAAACTACACCCACTTCGGTTACCTGAATCCACAGGAAAAGACGTTTGCAAATCTGCTGCGCGATGCGGGGTACAAGACCGCGGTTGCCGGAAAGTGGCAATTGAATGGGCTCTATAACGAACTGCCCGGTCACGACGATCCCACGCGCCCCAACCAGTTGGGATTCGACGAGTACGCGTTGTGGCAACTGACACGAACCGTCGATTCCCAGAGCGAACGTTTTTGGAGTCCTCCGATCGAACAGTACGGTCGGTTCATCAGTGCGGAAGAAAACGACGGCAAGTATGGCCCCGATCTCGTCTGCGATTTCCTGTGCGACTTCATGGCACGCAACCGAGGCAAACCCTTCTTCGCCTACTATCCGATGGTGTTGGTTCACAATCCATTTGTCCCCACTCCCGACACCATTGGCGACCGCGACCGCTCGCAGGCCGGAAACCGACTTCGCAAACAGAAGAAGGAAAACTTCCAGGCGATGGTTCATTACATGGACAAGATCGTCGGCCGGATCGTCGCGAAAACCGAAGCGTTGGGAATCGCGGACAACACCCTGATCCTATTCACGTCGGATAATGGCACCCACACGGCAATCCGGTCGCAGTGGAACGGGCAGACGATCCGCGGAGGCAAAGGGGGAATGACCGACATGGGAACCCACGTCCCCTTGGTCGCCTATTGGCGAGGGCATACCGCGGTCGGCAAGGTGGTCGACGATCTCGTCGATTTCACCGACATCTATCCGACGCTCGCCGCAACGGCGGGAGTTTCGTTGGGGCAGGACGATCCGATCGACGGACGCAGCTTCTTGCCTCAGCTTCGCGGCAAAGTCGGCCAGCCACGCGATTCGGTCTTCTGCCACTACGAACCCTATTGGAACAAGGTTGCAGGACAGTTCGCACGGACCGCCCAATACAAACTCTATCGCGACGGCCGCTTCTACGAACCGGCCAAGGATCTGGAGGAGCGAAACGACCTATCGGACAAGCCCGCCCAAGAGGCCCAGACCGCCGCTCGCCGCCAATTGCAGGCCGTCCTCGATTCCGCTCCCCCGGCACCATCGGGCAACAAAGCGGGAAGAAACACCAAGGACCGACCGGTCTATCCCGATTGGAAACCGCTGCGACAAACAAAGCCCTAACGATCGCCGATCCAATCTAAAGGCTTTCTGTCCGCTTATTGTGTCCGTGTCTAAGGCCGGAGGCCGACAAATCTAGTGCCGGCGGCGTGAGCCGCCGGTGGCCAGGGTGGAGCGTTATGCTAGGCCGGAGGCCGACAGAAGGAATACATCCATGTGTCGGCCTCCGGCCTATGGGATTGGTGGTGTTGCCGCTTCCGGCGGCTTACGTCGCCGGCAGATCGTGTGTCGGCCTGCGGCCTAGGGATCTTTTTGTCCAACGCATACCGCTACCAACCAGAGGGGGCCTCCCAGGCCGCAGGCCGACAAATCTAGTGCCGGCGGCGTGAGCCGCCGGTGGCCAAGGTGGAGCGTTATGCTAGGCCGGAGACCGACAGAAGGAATACATCCATGTGTCGGCCAGCGGCCTCTGGGATTTGTGGTGCTGCCGGTACCGGCGGCTTACGCCGCCGGCAGTTCCTATGTCGGCCTCCGGCCTGTGGTGCGGAGAGAGCGACTGGAGCACTTCAGCCAAGCATCCAGTTCTAAAAGAGCCAGACGAAAAGACAACTGAGTTTTTAAGAATGCGGTGCCGCCCCAAACCCTGGCTTTCTGTCCGCGGCTTACGTCCACTCGGTTGCCATCCCTTGCTTGCGGATCTGGTTTTGAAAGTCGGCCAGCCGTTTTGGGTTCGCTCGAATCGCGTGAGGCGTCTGATGGGTTTGCATCGCGTGAGCGACCAGAGCCCCGGCCGCTTCGCCGATTCCCCATTCGACCGGATGCAGGCGATAGCAGCCGTTGGTGACGTGTGTCGTGCCGATATTCTTGCAGGCGGGAATCAGATTGCGCATCCGAACCGGCAGCAGCGCCCCGAGTGGAACTTGAAATTGCAGCGATGCGAAATCGATGTAGTTGTTGCCGGCGGAAGTGGGATGCAAATCGATTGGATAGCTGCCGATACCGACGGAATCTTCGAAACGGGCAGCCTTCACGCTCTTGATCGATTTCCCACTGACGGCCGCTCGCTGCTCTCGTCCGACGTGCTCTTCCAGGACCGTAAACTCCCCTCGAATCCGCCGCGACTCTCGCACATACGGCGCCATGGCCATACCGTCTTCGGTACCGACGAGATC
Above is a genomic segment from Rosistilla ulvae containing:
- a CDS encoding sugar phosphate isomerase/epimerase family protein; the encoded protein is MPKLAAFPKAFMHALCKEGTMTVSQWIALAAELDVQGLEWYAGFLEMADEPNWPRFRSEVESRGMVIPMMCCSPDFTHPDASFRAAEIVKQKRWIDMTEALGGEYCRVLSGQRRPELSIEQGVQLAADSIRECLPYAQDRGITLIIENHYKDDFWEFPEFAQQMDVFCMLVDRVDHPNFGVNYDPSNTYLAGEDPLELLRRVSHRVVTMHASDRYLKEGTLEDLRREETGATGYAKRLSHGEIGKGLNDYDAIFTELRRVGFDGWISIEDGVDGMDQLARSVDFLKRKIAEYWPA
- a CDS encoding FAD-dependent oxidoreductase, translating into MIRYVLPRIVLLLVLALRCVGAIATETAIETDVCVFGSTPAGIAAAVAAAKAGHGVALIEPTDRIGGMLTSGLSHTDFRSFEALTGFFLDFSQRVEADYVKRYGADSEQVQAAFRGTHGEPSVNLRILQAMIAEQPSIQLIPRQSLHRVATTPFVGGRRRIASATFVDPSGQPLRVDALTYIDATYEGDLMAAAGERYHVGRESRQQYGESQAGDSEGRADGQVQGYNLRLIMTTDPANMREPVQPAGYDRADFLAVLPVLAIGKQQRVFASDHSGIFRAHFPGMPNSKADINDTPHALVRLSMPDINDAYPDGDPATRAEIVAAHYAYNLGLLYFLQHDTAVPEAIRDDARRWGFCRDEFPDTDGIPPQLYIREARRMIGQHVFTGRDTRQVEGDARAVWHRDSIAIGDYVHNCHGTGRTGSRFDGQHEGEFYKKVPPYQIPYGVIVPAITENLLVPVACSASHFGFGALRLEPIWSSLGQAAGWAAAIQIEQDLPLQAIDVQRLQQRLHADGSATIYVADVPPESADFAAVQWWGTRGGLHGLAPAEQPRPKSLGSQYNASFPGHFAELDRPVTEEVLAHWNQLLPEEPSPTPASASASETSSRRDWIRDAWLRHAR
- a CDS encoding sigma-70 family RNA polymerase sigma factor; the encoded protein is MNESTRLATRHWTSAQPIVSAFVASIVRDFRDRDDVLQETALAIFESIDSYNPDFPFNAWAIGVARNQIGLYLRRRHRERLVFNDSVIGCIETAFNEMNPSPMLDFVPGCVDQLEGRARQLCDLRYQNDLKPAAIGKQVGMSPNAVAKALQRIREQIRNCVQAKAAAEGFAS
- a CDS encoding DNRLRE domain-containing protein, which gives rise to MTDDPDDLISGYLDGTLTKPQLAELGEWIEAAPANARRFADASLVDNLMQAKITAAPWIDALEEPSDDNSPTAKQKTIATRSGDRRRWKLHAAYATALSVMAFFGWWTSTWNAASQHNEIAAISTATDCKWGAGTLPTAVGSRLQPGRLELVEGFAKLSFDNGVELSLEAPIDISLHSPTLCEVHSGQLIANVPGAEIQFVVETATTEILDLGTEFAVRVERYGNTGVQVLSGKVDVTNRASGESRRLIQQQTVHVGADSISATDTGPEMSLVKSVRKNAPVAPATNTFLISTAQGRGRDAFVFRKQTSDYTSPELLLVKHCLPRLSDWDRKVYLALDVASLQGLDIEQAELRLNLLPSDLGFASHQPDSTFHLFGLIDESRDDWDEQTITWENAPGQDPRAAAVDPTAAIALGSFEVRQGIQTGTVSVRTEQLKDFIAADTNGAVTLIVVRETQESTGNGLVHAFASKEHPSGLPPMLRVVCRSPQSSSN
- a CDS encoding discoidin domain-containing protein; the encoded protein is MPPTIRTLSTMLVLLFSWTTVFAAPPISVSGVYPHLTMWNSEGECGTGAVVPWQGRLWCVTYAPHRPNGSSDKLYEITADLQQIIFPDSVGGTPANRMIHRESNQLLIGPYVIDADRNVRVIPPPQMFGRLTGNARHLVDPAGKVYYATMEEGLYEVDVNSLEVKCLLRDGNGGAPEVGSLSKLPGYHGKGLYSSQGRLLYANNGERHRDVSRDPTIESGALAQWFGEGDWQMVRRNQFTELTGPGGIHGNPNPETDPVWTLGWDARSILLGLLENQQWHFYRLPKGSHSYDGSHGWNTEWPRIREIGQQDLLATMHGTFWRFPATFSKQNSAGIAPRSNYLKVIGDFCRWNDKVVFGCDDSAAAEFMNTRDFKAKNGAPKESNSNLWFVDSDRLDHLGPPIGRGSVWLRDDVAAGQVSDPYLFAGYDYRQLHLNHASDDAVTFTLEVDRQGNDQWTALRDVTVPAGEAVSIVFDDDARGAWIRLTSQQAASSVTANFQYRNRDSRDASNDAMFAGLAPADGQPTHYGLMRSLSHDRLGLAASSQPSVKEIQYYELNQKMQLVAVDDPGAAQKLIANVAQPAGAYTSDEASIVIVEDGKRYRLPKNDLYATGDAASTKIAANVTLADILSNSLSLNAKATASSVHADYQAQGAVDGSLADDNRWVGRSGEGSNWLELDLGEAKTFQNVWVVTGWNNSADLVVRDFDIQIKQGDQWTTLPDGKVRGNQQKQCEVSLSKPVTAQHIRLFSPSNGFMRVTEVALFADRPNIQRDHSAAFGLARVCREVATERDLLNVHGTFYELPAKNAQGLAKIRPVATHNLAIHDFCSHNGLLLFTGIDSDAQSEHIFRSDDGRAAVWAGVVDDLWKLGKPRGIGGPWKDSPVSAGQPSDPYLMTGYDNKQIELTTTADATIALEVDVDGTGCWIPYRAFELKAGQSVKHQFPTGFSAYWVRATCDVDTTASAMLIYD
- a CDS encoding sulfatase-like hydrolase/transferase — translated: MNIAPRLLSLVILNLSVALHAAERPNIVLIMADDVSWEAFGCYGAEDYQTPHIDAMAARGVRFSHCYSTPICTTSRVMIMTGKYNFRNYTHFGYLNPQEKTFANLLRDAGYKTAVAGKWQLNGLYNELPGHDDPTRPNQLGFDEYALWQLTRTVDSQSERFWSPPIEQYGRFISAEENDGKYGPDLVCDFLCDFMARNRGKPFFAYYPMVLVHNPFVPTPDTIGDRDRSQAGNRLRKQKKENFQAMVHYMDKIVGRIVAKTEALGIADNTLILFTSDNGTHTAIRSQWNGQTIRGGKGGMTDMGTHVPLVAYWRGHTAVGKVVDDLVDFTDIYPTLAATAGVSLGQDDPIDGRSFLPQLRGKVGQPRDSVFCHYEPYWNKVAGQFARTAQYKLYRDGRFYEPAKDLEERNDLSDKPAQEAQTAARRQLQAVLDSAPPAPSGNKAGRNTKDRPVYPDWKPLRQTKP